One Perognathus longimembris pacificus isolate PPM17 chromosome 2, ASM2315922v1, whole genome shotgun sequence DNA segment encodes these proteins:
- the LOC125345701 gene encoding zinc finger protein 425-like: MCSPHLGCTGQQPKDALPFHCAQCDARFSLRIQLHTHQRKHRDPRRFPCSKCSLSFPKRFYLQEHLRLHSGERPFQCPQCPKSFRRKATLRVHQLTHSAQKPFHCVQCSKSFIKRENLMEHLRMHSGEKPFQCPKCPKSFSRKRALQDHQHMHSAQRPFPCGQCSKSFINQTKLTEHLRVHSGERPFQCPQCPKSFRIKCFLQVHLRMHSGEKPFQCPKCPKSFSNNGNRRKHQLTHSAQKPFHCLQCPKSFRLKCTLGKHQLTHCAFKPFQCPKCSKSFRLKRYLQNHQLNHSAQKPFQCQQCPKSFCSKSILQRHQFTHSAQKPFPCSQCGRSFIQQAQLTRHLSLHSGERHVQCSACGKSFLARADMKTYQLLHGGEMPFSCKCGKGFTKRFRLVEHIRTHIGEKPFQCSKCKKPFQCPKCNKAFRLKTQLVGHQRVHTGESPKSKLTTHVRVHTKPCPTSRDPKPDPEIKKG, encoded by the coding sequence ATGTGCTCCCCACACTTGGGGTGCACTGGGCAGCAGCCCAAGGATGCTCTGCCCTTCCACTGTGCCCAGTGCGACGCGCGCTTCAGCCTGCGGATCCAGCTGCACACCCACCAGCGCAAGCACAGAGACCCCAGGCGCTTCCCCTGCAGTAAGTGCAGCCTCTCCTTCCCCAAGCGGTTTTACCTCCAGGAGCACCTGCGCCTGCACAGTGGGGAGAGGCCTTTCCAGTGCCcgcagtgccccaagagcttccgcCGCAAGGCCACCTTGCGGGTGCACCAGCTCACCCACAgtgcccagaagcccttccaCTGTGTACAGTGTAGCAAGAGCTTCATCAAGCGGGAAAACCTGATGGAGCACCTGCGCATGCACAGCGGggagaagcccttccagtgccccaagtgcCCTAAGAGCTTTAGCCGCAAGCGTGCCCTCCAGGATCACCAGCACATGCACAGCGCCCAGAGGCCTTTCCCCTGCGGACAGTGCAGCAAGAGTTTCATCAACCAGACCAAACTGACTGAGCACCTGCGCGTGCACAGCGGGGAGAGGCCCTTCCAATGTCcacagtgccccaagagcttccgcATCAAGTGCTTCCTGCAAGTTCACCTGCGCATGCACAGTGGggagaagcccttccagtgccccaagtgcCCCAAGAGCTTCAGCAACAATGGCAACCGGCGGAAGCACCAGCTCACACACAGTGCACAGAAGCCCTTCCATTGCCTgcagtgccccaagagcttccgcCTCAAGTGCACCCTCGGGAAGCACCAGCTCACCCACTGCGCCTTTAAGCCCTTCCAGTGTCCCAAGTGCTCTAAGAGCTTCCGCCTCAAGCGCTACCTGCAGAATCACCAGCTCAACCACAgcgcccagaagcccttccagtgccaacagtgccccaagagcttctgTAGCAAGAGCATCCTGCAGAGGCACCAGTTCACCCACAGCGCCCAGAAGCCCTTCCCCTGCAGCCAGTGTGGCAGGAGCTTCATCCAGCAGGCCCAACTCACCAGGCATCTCAGCCTGCACAGCGGAGAGAGGCACGTGCAATGTTCCGCCTGTGGTAAGAGTTTCCTGGCCAGAGCTGACATGAAGACATACCAGCTGTTGCACGGAGGGGAGATGCCATTCTCCTGCAAGTGCGGCAAGGGCTTCACCAAGCGCTTCAGGCTGGTGGAACACATCAGGACTCACATCGGCGAGAAGCCTTTCCAGTGTAGCAAGTGCAAGAAACCTTTCCAGTGTCCCAAATGCAACAAGGCTTTCCGCTTGAAGACACAGCTTGTCGGCCACCAGCGGGTACACACTGGGGAGAGCCCTAAGTCCAAACTCACTACCCACGTCAGAGTGCACACAAAACCCTGTCCTACTTCGAGGGACCCGAAGCCTGATCCTGAAATTAAGAAAGGCTAA
- the LOC125345699 gene encoding zinc finger protein 786-like, whose amino-acid sequence MAQQRFPTGSLESSPPPGGHRRLRSPPCLPRTDEARKAARYRERGLAAGLGPDQSTPGRRRRLLSWRTAGSEWTQGGALTSASRGPARPPPSMPRAAQVQSTRGRLPACPAPRQRRARATQLQVEILLSGPGHRAAMAALSLVPRGRGRRSGIRPREERAAATMATAGNHAGNRGGGEHADPGTRRSEVPLGSEPIPMTFEDVAIYFSKQEWQHLQTWQKKLYKHVMRTNYKTLVSLDADLSKPELILCIEHGREPFGSWEESQNLESVKDSSAETHFGPVTEQQQLGDPLQGHGSSGPFLGGRENVSFRPEQGLSLVTPQRPDTLAPGAAAHGSSVSVAEGGISSHRALGLSSQQGLPSPHPACGESFGKENHLGTHPVSHLKGPARRAGRKPASQADLAGTPSGGEPRNVSFSMCSPHLGRIGQQPKDALPFHCAQCDARFSLQIQLHTHQRKHRDPRRFQCSLCSLAFPKQCHLQEHLQQHSGERPFQCPQCPKSFRLKSTLRAHQFTHTSQKPFHCEQCGRSFIKRDKLMEHLRMHSGEKPFQCPKCPKSFCRKGALQDHQHMHSAQKPFPCGQCSKSFIKRSKLTEHLRVHSGERPFQCPQCPKSFRLKCILQGHLRMHSGEKPFQCPKCPKSFSHEGNLRKHQLTHSAQKPFHCPQCPKSFRLKCTLGKHQLTHCAFKPFQCPQCPMSFRRKASLREHQLTHSAQKPFPCGQCSKSFIQRAKLTEHLRLHSGERPFQCPKCSKCFRLKRYLREHQLTHSAQKPFQCQQCPKSFCSKRALQMHQLTHSAQKPFPCSQCPKSFSRQSHLTRHLGVHSRERHVQCSICGNSFQVKVDMKTYQLLHGGEMPFSCKCGKGFAKRFKLVEHIRTHLIEKPFQCKKCKKPFQCPKCNEAFDLKTQLVGHQRVHTGERPKSKLTAYVRVHTKPCPASRDPKPDAEIKKG is encoded by the exons ATGGCCCAGCAGCGCTTCCCGACCGGGTCCCTGGAGTCTTCGCCGCCACCCGGTGGACACCGCAGGCTTCGCAGCCCCCCCTGCCTTCCTCGCACCGACGAGGCCCGCAAGGCAGCCAGGTATCGGGAGCGCGGGCTCGCGGCGGGGCTGGGTCCCGACCAGTCAACGCCGGgcaggcggcggcggctcctCAGCTGGCGCACGGCGGGCAGCGA GTGGACCCAGGGAGGAGCCCTCACCTCCGCCAGCAGGGGGCCCGCACGACCGCCGCCCAGCATGCCCCGCGCTGCGCAAGTGCAGAGCACGCGCGGCCGCCTCCCCGCATGCCCCGCGCCGCGCCAGCGCAGAGCACGAGCCACCCAGCTCCAGGTGGAGATCCTGCTGAGCGGACCAGGGCACAGGGCAGCCATGGCCGCGCTGAGTCTG GTCCCGCGAGGTAGGGGACGGAGGTCCGGGATTCGACCCCGGGAGGAGCGGGCGGCCGCCACCATGGCCACAGCAGGAAACCACGCCGGGAACCGCGGGGGAGGAGAGCACGCGGACCCGGGAACTCGGAGGTCAGAGGTCCCACTGGGCTCAGAACCA ATACCGATGACTTTTGAGGACGTGGCCATTTATTTCTCAAAGCAGGAATGGCAGCATCTGCAGACATGGCAGAAGAAGCTCTACAAGCACGTCATGAGAACCAATTACAAGACTTTGGTCTCACTAG ATGCTGATCTTTCTAAGCCAGAGCTAATACTCTGTATTGAACATGGGAGAGAGCCCTTTGGGAGCTGGGAAGAATCCCAGAATCTAGAGAGTGTGAAGGATTCCTCTGCTGAGACACATTTTGGTCCGGTGACTGAGCAACAGCAGTTGGGTG ATCCTTTGCAGGGCCACGGCTCCTCTGGACCCTTCTTAGGAGGAAGGGAAAACGTTTCCTTCAGGCCTGAGCAAGGCCTCAGCCTGGTGACCCCGCAGAGACCTGACACCCTGGCTCCAGGTGCAGCAGCCCACGGCTCTAGCGTGTCTGTGGCAGAAGGGGGAATTTCAAGTCACAGAGCACTGGGCCTCTCCTCCCAGCAGGGTCTTCCGAGTCCTCACCCTGCCTGTGGAGAGAGCTTTGGCAAGGAAAACCATTTAGGGACGCACCCGGTTAGCCACTTGAAGGGCCCAGCGAGAAGGGCTGGGAGAAAACCCGCCAGCCAAGCAGACCTGGCTGGGACCCCATCGGGAGGGGAGCCAAGGAATGTCTCCTTCAGCATGTGCTCCCCCCACTTGGGGCGCATTGGGCAGCAGCCCAAGGACGCTCTGCCCTTCCACTGTGCCCAGTGCGATGCGCGCTTCAGCCTTCAGATCCAGCTGCACACCCACCAGCGCAAGCACAGAGACCCCAGGCGCTTCCAGTGCAGCCTGTGCAGCCTCGCCTTCCCCAAGCAGTGTCACCTCCAGGAGCACCTGCAACAGCACAGTGGGGAGAGGCCTTTCCAGTGCCcgcagtgccccaagagcttccgcCTCAAGAGCACCCTGCGGGCACACCAGTTCACCCACACTTCCCAGAAGCCCTTCCACTGTGAACAGTGTGGCAGGAGCTTCATCAAGCGGGACAAGCTGATGGAGCACCTGCGCATGCACAGCGGggagaagcccttccagtgccccaagtgcCCTAAGAGCTTTTGCCGCAAGGGTGCCCTCCAGGATCACCAGCACATGCACAGCGCCCAGAAGCCTTTCCCCTGCGGACAGTGCAGCAAGAGCTTCATCAAGCGGTCCAAGCTGACCGAGCACCTGCGCGTGCATAGCGGGGAGAGGCCCTTCCAGTGTCcacagtgccccaagagcttccgTCTCAAGTGCATCCTGCAGGGTCACCTGCGGATGCACAGTGGGGAGAAGCCGTTCCAGTGCCCCAAGTGCCCCAAGAGCTTCAGCCACGAGGGCAACCTGCGGAAGCACCAGCTCACACACAGTGCACAGAAGCCTTTCCATTGCCcacagtgccccaagagcttccgcCTCAAGTGCACCCTGGGGAAGCACCAGCTCACCCACTGCGCCTTtaagcccttccagtgcccacaGTGCCCCATGAGCTTCCGCCGCAAGGCCTCCCTGCGGGAGCACCAGCTCACCCACAGCGCCCAGAAGCCCTTCCCCTGTGGACAGTGCAGCAAGAGCTTCATCCAGCGTGCCAAGCTGACCGAGCACCTGCGCCTGCACAGTGGGGAGAGGCCCTTCCAGTGTCCCAAGTGCTCTAAGTGCTTCCGCCTCAAGCGCTACCTGCGGGAGCACCAGCTCACCCACAgcgcccagaagcccttccagtgccaacagtgccccaagagcttctgCAGCAAGAGAGCCCTGCAGATGCACCAGCTCACCCACAGTGCCCAGAAGCCCTTTCCCTGCAGccagtgccccaagagcttcaGCCGTCAGTCCCACCTCACCAGGCACCTCGGCGTACATAGCAGGGAGAGGCACGTGCAGTGTTCCATCTGTGGGAACAGCTTCCAGGTCAAGGTTGACATGAAGACATACCAGCTGCTGCACGGAGGGGAGATGCCGTTCTCCTGCAAGTGCGGCAAGGGCTTCGCCAAGCGCTTCAAGCTGGTGGAACACATCAGGACTCACCTCATCGAGAAGCCTTTCCAGTGTAAGAAGTGCAAGAAACCTTTCCAGTGTCCCAAGTGCAACGAGGCTTTCGACTTGAAGACACAGCTGGTCGGCCACCAGCGGGTACACACTGGGGAGAGACCTAAGTCCAAACTCACTGCCTACGTCAGAGTGCACACAAAACCCTGTCCTGCTTCGAGGGACCCGAAGCCTGATGCTGAAATTAAGAAAGGCTGA